DNA from Victivallaceae bacterium:
GAAAAAGCGTTAATGAAAGAGGCGGAACAATTTGCCGCGGTACCTGCTCCTGCTCCTGCGGATCTACCGATGATTTCTTTGGAAGACATGCCCTTACAATCGGCTTTTGCGAGCATATTATTGAATAAATATATGCCTCGTCAAGATGATGATTTAAAGATTCTTGCTAAAGAATTTCATTTTTCGACGATCGGGCAGTCTATAGTTTCCGAATTATTCGGTTATTTAGCCGATTTCAACTCTGCTCCCTTGTATTATGATTTGTGTGGTTATTTGTCTCAGACCGAAAGCATGAATGTTTATACCGAGGGTTATGAAGACGCTCGGAATAAAATAATAAGAGAAAAAAGTTTTTGTGCAAGAGATCTTGAAACAATCGGCATGTTGAATCAGAAAATAGATAACATGATGGGATTGTTATTGACGTCGTATGGTGATCTTTCCGATGAACAGAAACAGAGTATCAAAGTTCAATTAAACGGCTACAAATTACATCTTGAAATCCTGGAACAACAAGTTAGTGATCTGGTCAGTTTGTTGAATAGATTGGATTTGTCTCCATTAGGCCCGGATGCTGGGGGAGCTTTTGAAATTTTGAATGCCGAGACCATTATGCCGATGTTAAAAAAAACGGAAGGCAATGTCGTTGATGGAGAAATCAATGTCACCACAGGGGAAATCAAAGGTGGTTTTTTACCGTTTTTCAATACTTGTAATTCCGATTTACAGTCTTACGGTGACTTAGCTCAAACGCAACAAATGGCAGTGCAACTCGAGATGGCCGCCATCCAACAGGAGTGGAATATAGTTGCTACCTCTTTAAAGACTTTGCACAAAATCTATAAGGGCATTATCTCTGACATCAAACGATAAACATTCGTCTAAAGTTGAATTTTGAAATGGCAAGAAACGGCTCTTTGATACCCCCAGGTACCCTCGAGATTGAGGCTCGCGCTGTCTTGAATGACGTAACTGAGTCCTGCGTTTACGTTTAAATGATGAGTATTTTTAATTTTTCTCATTAAGAATTTCAAATCCGGAAAAGCTGTTGTTAATTGAGTAAACAGTTTTTCCGGAGATCCGGCTTTGAAGTACGTATTTCCGGTAGCTAGGCTAACATAAGGTACGAGATTATTGGTAACACGTGTCGCAATCCCCACGTTAATCGACCATTCCTTGTATCCTATGGAATTGTTTGAAGTATCGTCTTCATGTTCTATGAAAAGTTCCGGTTCCGCCGCTTGATGGAGTATTACGTAATTCAAAGGACAGGAAGCATGCTTATAATCCACACCCCCAGAGAGGAAACTATTGCCGTCTTTCCAAAAGACTTTTTTAGCTCCGAGATGCCACATAAAGCCGTAATTCGTTTGTACTTCAATTACTCCGTCCGTAGGAGCGGATAAAGCCGTCGGAATCCTAAAGGCAGCCATAGGTAAACGATAATAGGCCGATAAGCCCCCGATAGTTCCATATAAATCGATATCCCAAATAGGTGTGAAACAGTTACTGGTATCTTGAATAGTAATGGTTCCGGTTGCCCCGCTACTGGCAATCGTCATATTATTGACCTGAAGTTCTTTGTAAAGAGTCGGTCCGTTTGCAATCAAGATAATAGGAACTTCTTTAACTCCGGCACTTTCAGAATAAATATAATTTCCCGAGAAACCGAATCGGGAGGATATTTTGAAATCCGCAATCGAACGTGCACAAGACGACGAGATCAATAAATTATAAGTCGAATCATTACCCCAAGTCGTACGTGATAAGAGTATGGGATCAGCAGGATTACCTGAAGAAAGCCCGAAAGCTTGTTTGGAAAAAATAATACAAATAAAGAGCAATAAAAATTTGATAGAATAAGTCCGTATGCTTTTAAAAAGTGACATAGCGTAAATCGAATCCTTTATTAATTGCGGTTGTCGTCAGTATTCGCCAATATAACCAACTGAAATCAATTTAACCATTTTCTTTTATTGGACCAATAAAAATTTTTCTAAATAGTCACTTCGTAAAATTAAAGGTACTCTTCCTTCGTATGACGTTGCATAAGCAGTTTGACTCCGTCAAAAGGATCTAATCCTTCATAGAGGGTTTTATAAACGGTATCGGTGATAGGAAGTTCTATTTTATGATGTAAAGCGATTTGACTTGCCGAAACGGCCGTATAAGCTCCTTCTACTGCCATACCGATTTTATTTTTTGCTTCTTCAAAAGTCAATCCTTCGGCAATTAATTTGCCGCAACGATAATTGCGACTTAATTTCGAAAAGCAAGTCACGCAAAGATCGCCCATACCGGACAATCCGTTGATAGTGTCGATACGGCAACCCAGGACGGATGCGAATTTGCGAATTTCATGTAATCCTCGGGTTATTAGACCGGCTTTTGCATTATCGCCGAATTTTAAACCGTCGGAAATTCCGCAAGCAATAGCAATGATATTTTTCAGTGCGCCTCCTAAGGAA
Protein-coding regions in this window:
- a CDS encoding CT620/CT621 family type III secretion system effector, translating into MDSFNVNKVHHSVTGIIFENHLESEKQGIMKPSLNLYSDFMQLEQQSKSLKYFLRFLENHYVDRQILRSFKKSLIENSQAASLITMLISEKNQKDCRKADEKALMKEAEQFAAVPAPAPADLPMISLEDMPLQSAFASILLNKYMPRQDDDLKILAKEFHFSTIGQSIVSELFGYLADFNSAPLYYDLCGYLSQTESMNVYTEGYEDARNKIIREKSFCARDLETIGMLNQKIDNMMGLLLTSYGDLSDEQKQSIKVQLNGYKLHLEILEQQVSDLVSLLNRLDLSPLGPDAGGAFEILNAETIMPMLKKTEGNVVDGEINVTTGEIKGGFLPFFNTCNSDLQSYGDLAQTQQMAVQLEMAAIQQEWNIVATSLKTLHKIYKGIISDIKR